AACTACCAAGAAATTATTTCACAAAAAGCCCGCTCAATTTTACAGAAAAAGAACATGATTTGATTTACAAAACATTTTGCCTGATGCCCATTCTTGTAAAATTTCCTTCTTTGTATTATTGCAAAAAATGCTTTAGATTTTTGTATTTATTGCCTAAAATATTGTTGCGCCTTGCCTATGAATTTGTCTATACAACTGGATTTGCTAAATGGTATGTAATTAAAACGCCCTTGTATCTAAAATTTAAAATGGCTCTTCGCTATTTTCATTATTAAATTGCTTATGTTAGCTAATTTTTATTCATTTCTAAACCGCACCCACTTAGAAATATGCTGTTTTGGAGATAAAAATTGAAAAAAGATTTTTATTGGGGCGCTGCCCCAAACCCCGCCAAGAGGAAGGGCACAGCCCTTCCTCCTGGACCTCCATCCCAGTCTTTCATTCGTTTTTTTTGGAAAAATACACATTCCAAAGTGAATGCGTTTTTATTCAATCGGGAAACCCTGTGAAAATTGCCCTGGTCAATCCCAATCTCAATTCAAGCATGGCCGCCATTCCACATGGCCTGCTTTCCATTGCCTCAACAGTCCGTCATGCCGGTTTTTCATGTGATTTATTCGACCAGAATGTGCAAAACGTTACCGTCGAAACCTTGAAAAAATATGCTGTCGTCGGCTTTTCCGCCATGACTGCCCAATTGAAGGCTGCCGTGCCCCTGGCCGACCAATTGGCAACACACTGCAAAATTGTCTGGGGTGGCATCCACGCCCTGTTGGACCCCTCTTCCCTGCTCAGTCGTTATCCGGAAAGTCAGGTCATTCTGGGTGAGGGGGAATATCCATTGGTCAATCTTTTGCAATCATTTGACAAAGGCGAAGAAAAGCCGGATGGCCTGCCTGGGGTCATGCAGCTTGTTCAGGGCACCGCCACCCCTGCCACCCCGTTCATGATCGATGATCTCGACACTCTCCCGGATGCGGATTACGGTCTGCTGCCCCAAATTGAAAAATAGTAAGCGTTCACCGAAGTATTTTTGGTGAATTTTCGATAAATCCACCTGTCTTTTCAATCTTCCGCCTGCCCCTTCAGCGGGGGTCTGGGGGCAGCGCCCCCAGTAAAAATGGGCTGAACGGATACTAAAAAAGCATGAAAAAGATCGCAGGACCTCTGTTGGTGATTATTCCGGATCGACTTTCCCACCTGATCAAAAAAGGGGAAGTCACTTCCCGATATTACAATCCAGGCAATTGCTTTGCTGAAGTTCACATCCTGCTGACCAACGATGATCAGCCGGATTTGTCCATGGTGCAAAAAATGGTAGGGGACGCCCGCTTGCACCTGCACAATCTGCCCATCCGTGAATTTTTGCGTCGTCAGGGATGGCACCCTCTGGTCCTGCACAAATGGCGTGCCGAAGGCGTGGCCTTGGCGCGACAAATCAAGCCGGTCATGATTCGAACGCACGGGGCTTGGTTGAATGGTTGGCTGGGTGTGCGCATCGCAACCACGCTCGCCATTCCGATGGTGGTGTCGCTGCACATCAATCCCGATGTGGACACGCGGCAACGGGTTCCCTGGTGGCCGCACTGGCGGCGTCGGATTCTGCACCAGATTGAACTTTATTTTGAAAAGGTCACCCTGCGCGGGGCCGACCGGGTGTTGCCGGTTTATGAGCCGATTCGGAGTTATGCGTTGCGGCGCGGTGCCCGCCACATCCAGGTCTGTTACAATTTTTTGAATCCCGACCATATCGGCAAAAAACAGGATTATCGATTACATACGCCCCCCCGTTTGATCTCGGTAGGGCGACAAATTGCCGAAAAAAATCCCGCCAACATCATCCGTGCCTTGGCCCGTCTGCCCCAGGGAGAACTGACCCTGGTGGGCGATGGTCCCCTGCACGACACCCTGCGCCAGGTCGCCCGGGAGTGTCAGATCGAAGATCGCGTCACATTTTTACCTTCCGTGGCCAACGACGCCTTATGCCGGATGCTCCCCGATTTTGATCTGTTCGTCACGCACTCGGAGTATTGGGAAATCAGCAAGGCCACCCTCGAAGCACTCCTGACCGGCCTGCCCATCATCCAAAACCATCGCCTGGGAGATCCAGTGCCCGAGTTGCAAGGAGATTGGGTTGTTCTGGTCAACAATACCGTCGCTGCCTACGAACAGGCCATCACCCGACTTCTCGACGATGATGCTGCCCGCACCGCGTTGGGACGCCGTGCCTGGCAACATGCCCAGGAACGTTATGCCCCGGTGAAAACTGAAAAGGTTTTTGCTGATCTCTATCGTTCCTTGCTGCAATAGTGGTGACACCCGATTCATTTTCCTCCTTGCCGGGGGGGCGCAAAACAGGGTAAATTTGACAGGATAAAGGGTGAGGTGTGTGCCAATCCCTCGCTCGGCCCTTTATACCCGCGTGGAACGCTTTGTTCTAGCGGTTGATTCCAGATACTCATCAGTCAACATATCCGCTGCCCAAAAAACCCTTCAGAAGTTCATGAAGGGTTTTTTCGTTTCTGGGTTTAGCCTGAAACGCACCCTTGATTTTTTCTTTTTTTCACAACCAACTTTGAGTAGGATGACCACACATGAGTTTCCGTGACGATGAAAACAATGGCATGAACCCCTGGGCCGCTGACAAACTTTGGGAAGGTATGCGGCAAATCAAAGCCCAGGATGGAGAGTTTGGTCAAAATGTGGCTGCCTGGCGCTTGCATATGGGACTGGGAAACATTCTCGGCAAAGACCAATTGCCACCACCAGACTATGTTCGCTCTCAGATCACAAACCATCCGGAACAATTGAATGAACGGCGCTTGGATCAGCAAAAAGCAGTCGAAATGGGCAATCATGAGCAAGTCGATCAAATCGACCAGGAGTTCGCCAATATCGAACCGTTCAATCAGACGTATGGCCACATGATCAACAAATTCAAGAAACAATACCGGCAACCACCCATCCAGAGTACCGTTGCTGCCCCTTCTCCCAACTCTCTTGCGGATATGGCTTCGAATACAGAAACCCGAACTAAACCAATAGTACCGAAAACTGGCGACCAATCGCAGACTATTCCGTACAATAATCTTTACATGAAAGACGATGACGGATACAATACCACTCCTACCATAGATCTATCCGACACCAACTCACAAGCAGAGTCAATGCCCAATTCAGCTAGATTCAGAAAGAAACCAGAGGATTCTTTACGTTCGAATCCCTTCTTTCACAATGACCATATGAATCTTGCTCCTAATGGTCTTTATTCGAAATCACCGTGGAAATGGGATGCGCTCAAAACTCAGTGGCAATTCGTAACAGATAATACTGCTACCGATAATATTGAACCATATCTAATTCCAAAACCACCCCCTCTTAAAAAGGGATCTTTGGAAGAACTCGCGAGAAAGATCGATAACAGCATAGACTACGAATCCACCCCAGATCCAGAAAAAATCCACCATCCGATTTATCCCGAGGGGATAGACCTGGATAAAAATGTGCAGGAAGCATGGGATAACAAATGGAATATCCGATGGTTCAAAAGCCAAGTCGAAAACAAAGGCCCGAAAGATTATAAACAGCTCGGTCGTCAATACGAAAATTTCGGAAACTTCCACTATGGCGTATACGGAAAAGCCGCTGGAATCCCGGATTCTGTACTTCTGAGAGCTGCAGGATGGGCACAACAAAGGTCTGGAACTCAACCAGAAGACCACGATTGGGGACATTGGTATGGTTCTGAACCATAAGGTGACGATAAAAAAGATCAATGGTGGATCAAGCAAGGGATCAACTTCTACAATCGCCGTTACCAAAAGAAATAAACATCGTCAATGAAAAAACATGGGATGCTGATTGATGCATCTTCAGCATCCCAAGATCTTTAAATATCTTGGGATATGCAAATGAAAGCAACATGGATATCATGTCAGTTTGTCATAGCACTGTCATTATCAGTAATTCTCTCCGCATGCTTTGATTCTGATAAATCAATAAATGACGTTATTAAAACAGAAATTTTACGCAGATCTTCTCCAGACAATTTCATTGATGCTGTTCTGACTCAAACCTATTCCAAAAAAACCAAGACCAGTGTATATAATCTATTTATAGTGGCAGCAGGAAAACCTGCCGTGGGCAATAGCCCCTTCAATGCAACCCGTCTTACTGGTTGGGATCTGAATTGGTTTGATAAAAATGAACTTGAAATACATTTCAAGACAGGTGAAATTCATTATTTTTATAACAACAAAGATGTATATGTGGAGCCTGACAGTGAAAAACGAACTCGTATTCCAATCAAGTTAATACTGAAACCAGTTGATTGGAAATGCACTTTAAAACCTGATTGCGAACCAAAATAAACGGCTTATTTGATTTTAATAAAATATACAGGTGAAAGCATGAAGATTATTATAAAAATATGTAAAATAGCACTTATAATTATAATATTAACTCTATTCTGCATTGCATTACTGATTAGATCTTGCGATGATTTTGTTTCAAGAGATGAAATACTTCGCCTGACTTCACCCGATCAGCAAGTCGATGCTGTCATGGTCGAAATCAATGCCGGCGCAACCACTGCTTACGTCTACAAAGTTTATCTAATGCCAACAGGAAAAAAACCCGTCGAACATGATAAACACGTTTTTGGAGCAACACATCTGGACGATTGGAAAATAAAATGGCTTGATTCCAACAGGGTTGTCATCATTTATAGTCGTGCCGACATATTCCATTACACAAACTACAAAGATATTCAATTATTTCACCCAATAAAAGGTGAACAAACCAAAAGAATTGAAATTCTCTTGCGATAATGTCTGCATACATGGTACTCTATCAGAAAAAAACGTACATCCATAACGGCAAGGAGATATCCCATGCAATTGACCGTATGGTTTAGAAATATACAACCCGACCGGTGCCACATGGACAAAAAACCATTTTATTTCAAAAAGATGCTGTTGCAGTTATTTCAGACGTTTTTTTTGTCGCTGCTCGGCCTTTTGCTCCCGATAACGGCCTTTTCGGAAACCCAACCAGCCCAGCAGGCTGCCCAAGTCAAATTTTTCTCGCCCAACGGCTTTGTCAAAAAGGTGCGCCAGGTGACGGTCCGTTTTACGCGCCCGATGGTCGCTTTCGGGGATCCCCGTTTGAGCGAACCTTTCGTCAGCCAATGTCCCATTGCCGGCAAGGGACGCTGGGTGGACAGCCGCAACTGGGCCTATGACTTTGACCAGGATTTGCCGGCGGGAATCCAATGCACCTTTACGCCGAAACCGGGCTTGCGCACCCTGGCCGGAGAAGCGGTGGCAAGTCAGGAAAAATACAGTTTCAATACAGGTGGTCCCACGATTCTCTCCTCTCTGCCCTACAAAGGGGGATCCATCGATGAAGAACAAATTTTCATTCTGGGACTCGATACACCCGCCACACCAGACTCCGTCCCGGCAAACATCAACTGTGCCATCGAAGGCGTGGGTGAAAAGGTCGGGGTCCGCCTGCTGACGGGTAAGGATCGCCAGGATATTTTGCACAACCATCCCGATTTTTTGCGAAATTTCCGCGACATGTATCCCGGTACCAAAAAGCCTCTCCAAACCACTCAAACTCCTGGAGAAAGCAAAACTTCTGAAAAACACCCCGATCTGGTCAATGGGGAAAACTCCCCCATTGTTGTGGTTCAATGTCAGCGTCGCCTGCCCAACAAGGCCAAGGTGGACCTGGTTTGGGGCAAGGGGATTCGTTCCCAGAGCGGGGTCGAAACCCAGACGGCCCAGAATCTTTCGTTCCTGGTGCGGGATCAATTTTCAGCCCGTTTTTCCTGCCAACGGACCAACAAGGATGCCCACTGCATTCCGGTCCTGCCCATGCACCTCATTTTGACCGTGCCCATCTCCAGCAACGATGCCCAACGAATTCAGCTTAAGGGCAAGGATGGCAAAATCTACCCCACCCGCCTGGGAACCGAGGATGAAGAGCAGGATGACAACAGCCAGACCAAAAAAGAGAAACCAACCAAAGAGATCTGGGTTTCCCGGATCACCTTCCCGGGTCCTTTCCCGGAATTGAGTGATTTTACGGTGGAAGTTCCTCCCGGACTCAAGGATGACGCCGGACGGATTCTGGTCAATCAGGGGAGTTTCCCCCTGGCGGTCAAAACCGATATGGATCCGCCGCTGGCCAAATTNNNNNNNNNNNNNNNNNNNNNNNNNNNNNNNNNNNNNNNNNNNNNNNNNNNNNNNNNNNNNNNNNNNNNNNNNNNNNNNNNNNNNNNNNNNNNNNNNNNCAGGGGAGTTTCCCCCTGGCGGTCAAAACCGATATGGATCCGCCGCTGGCCAAATTTCCTGCCCCTTTTGGCCTCGTCGAAGCCAAGGGGGATGCCACCCTGCCGTTGACCCTGCGCAACCTGGAGGCGGTATTGCCTTTGGATGCAGCCCACCCTGGCTCGGCAGCCAATGAAGCAGCCGCAACCGACAAGCCGACCGAATCCACCACCAACGCAACATCAACCAACAAGCCGACCGAATCCCCCGCCAACACACCATCGACCGAAAAGCCGACTGCAGCACCCACCAAAAAAACCACCGCTGCCGTCACCTCCTGGTGGAACACTGTGCGCGAGCAATATTGGCCGGCAGCGGTCGAAATACGTGGTCGCCAGCTCCGGGTGGAAAAACCGGCGGAGTTCATCACCTGGATGAAACGGATCCATGATGTGCAGGAAAGCATCACGGAGACGAAGAATGATCAAGTGATCATCAAACAGCGCGTTGGGGAAATATCGGTGTTCGCCGGACTTGGTCCGGCCCATGCGACCCAACTGGAAACCTTCACCCTGCCCAAACCAGGCGGTAAAAAAGCCTTCGAAGTGGTGGGTATTCCATTCAAGAAACCCGGCTTTTATGTCGTGGAACTGGCGAGCGACCGGCTTGGGGCCGAACTGCATGGCGAAAAAAAACCTTATCACATCCAGACAGCCGTCCTGGTCACCAATCTGGCCGCCCATTTCAAACATGGCCGGGACTCCTCCCTGGTCTGGGTGACCGCCCTGGATGACGGCAAACCCGTCGGCGGTGCCGAGGTGACCGTCGGGGATTGCCAGGGAAAAATTTACCATTCCGGCCAGACCAATGCCGAGGGCGTGCTGACCATTCCGGAAAAACTGCCCGCCAAAGAGTC
This region of Magnetococcales bacterium genomic DNA includes:
- a CDS encoding cobalamin B12-binding domain-containing protein, coding for MKIALVNPNLNSSMAAIPHGLLSIASTVRHAGFSCDLFDQNVQNVTVETLKKYAVVGFSAMTAQLKAAVPLADQLATHCKIVWGGIHALLDPSSLLSRYPESQVILGEGEYPLVNLLQSFDKGEEKPDGLPGVMQLVQGTATPATPFMIDDLDTLPDADYGLLPQIEK
- a CDS encoding glycosyltransferase family 4 protein produces the protein MKKIAGPLLVIIPDRLSHLIKKGEVTSRYYNPGNCFAEVHILLTNDDQPDLSMVQKMVGDARLHLHNLPIREFLRRQGWHPLVLHKWRAEGVALARQIKPVMIRTHGAWLNGWLGVRIATTLAIPMVVSLHINPDVDTRQRVPWWPHWRRRILHQIELYFEKVTLRGADRVLPVYEPIRSYALRRGARHIQVCYNFLNPDHIGKKQDYRLHTPPRLISVGRQIAEKNPANIIRALARLPQGELTLVGDGPLHDTLRQVARECQIEDRVTFLPSVANDALCRMLPDFDLFVTHSEYWEISKATLEALLTGLPIIQNHRLGDPVPELQGDWVVLVNNTVAAYEQAITRLLDDDAARTALGRRAWQHAQERYAPVKTEKVFADLYRSLLQ